The following coding sequences lie in one bacterium genomic window:
- a CDS encoding PIG-L family deacetylase encodes MPRPLQILHIYAHPDDESFGNPATIAHYAARGTRIDLLTATRGEAGETNGRCPADRLGPVREAELRAACRVLGIAGLALWNLPDGGLADIPDETGIRMVREAIGRFRPSVIVTFGEDGITGHTDHVAISRWTTQAFFEYKKKAGENGLPRLYWRTTPAHRKEALQRPDLIFRNDFTTVIDARAHAAVRTAAEDCHKSQRRHTDYARLTPAGMGGVDYYIRLYPEWKGGPLEADLFGGLYHSPGSTFP; translated from the coding sequence ATGCCGCGGCCCCTTCAAATCCTCCACATATATGCACATCCAGACGATGAATCCTTCGGGAACCCGGCGACGATCGCCCACTACGCCGCAAGGGGCACCCGGATAGACCTCCTCACCGCCACCCGGGGCGAGGCTGGCGAGACGAACGGCCGGTGCCCCGCGGACCGCCTCGGGCCCGTGCGGGAGGCCGAGCTCCGCGCCGCCTGCCGGGTGCTGGGCATCGCCGGACTCGCGCTGTGGAATCTTCCCGACGGCGGCCTCGCGGACATTCCGGATGAAACCGGCATTCGGATGGTCCGGGAAGCCATCGGCCGCTTCCGCCCCTCGGTGATCGTCACCTTCGGCGAGGACGGCATCACCGGCCACACGGACCACGTGGCCATCAGCCGCTGGACCACACAGGCCTTTTTCGAGTACAAAAAAAAGGCCGGCGAAAACGGACTGCCCCGTCTTTACTGGCGCACCACCCCCGCCCACCGGAAAGAAGCGCTCCAGCGGCCCGACCTCATCTTCCGGAACGACTTCACCACCGTCATCGACGCCCGCGCCCATGCCGCCGTGCGCACCGCCGCCGAGGATTGCCACAAAAGCCAGAGAAGACACACGGACTACGCCCGCCTCACTCCGGCCGGCATGGGAGGGGTGGACTACTACATCCGTCTTTACCCGGAATGGAAAGGCGGCCCCCTGGAAGCCGATCTGTTCGGGGGCTTGTATCACTCCCCCGGCAGCACTTTCCCGTAG
- the dnaN gene encoding DNA polymerase III subunit beta: MEIVIQRDVLHRALQSVQGVVESRSSAMPILQNALISTEGKKNILVQGTNLDIGLRGVFEAEVRKGGSITLNARKLFDIVRELPDAEVHITEQEGQWVRLECARANFRFPGLPSSEFPSIPEADEDKSQSLSSEVFLEMIRKTMFAISTDETRYTYNGVYMETEGKNLRLVATDGHRLALIERECPGVVLKEGVIVHKKALGELVKLLAEVEGDVQIALKGSHVIFRMGDLELSARLIDGQFPNYKQVIPEGNESRIQVDREQLVHALRRVSLLSSETRMVKFVFGEGQLVLTTNGSESGEAQEVLESDYSGKELVIGFNSRYCLEALNILEDSHIFFELKDSLSPGIIIPSELKNYTYVLMPMRV, translated from the coding sequence GTGGAGATAGTCATTCAGCGGGATGTGCTCCACCGGGCGCTGCAAAGCGTCCAGGGAGTGGTGGAGTCGCGAAGCAGCGCGATGCCGATTCTGCAGAACGCCCTCATTTCCACAGAAGGGAAGAAGAATATCCTCGTTCAGGGGACGAACCTGGACATCGGGTTGCGCGGTGTTTTCGAGGCCGAAGTCCGCAAGGGCGGCTCGATCACGCTGAACGCGCGGAAGCTTTTCGATATCGTCCGCGAGCTTCCCGATGCCGAGGTGCACATCACGGAGCAGGAAGGGCAATGGGTCCGCCTGGAGTGCGCGCGGGCGAATTTCCGGTTTCCGGGTCTTCCTTCCTCGGAGTTTCCCAGCATCCCCGAGGCGGACGAGGACAAGTCCCAGTCGCTCTCCTCGGAAGTGTTCTTGGAGATGATCCGCAAGACGATGTTCGCGATTTCCACCGACGAGACCCGGTACACCTACAACGGCGTATACATGGAGACGGAGGGGAAGAATCTCCGTCTGGTCGCCACCGACGGCCACAGGCTTGCCTTGATCGAAAGAGAGTGCCCGGGCGTTGTCCTGAAGGAGGGCGTAATCGTCCACAAGAAGGCGCTGGGGGAGTTGGTGAAGCTCCTGGCGGAGGTGGAGGGAGATGTTCAGATCGCCCTGAAGGGAAGCCACGTGATTTTCCGCATGGGGGACTTGGAGCTTTCCGCCCGCCTCATAGACGGCCAGTTCCCGAACTACAAACAGGTGATTCCCGAGGGAAACGAGAGCCGGATCCAGGTGGATCGGGAGCAGCTGGTTCACGCTCTTCGCCGCGTGTCGCTTCTCTCCAGCGAAACCCGGATGGTGAAGTTTGTTTTTGGGGAAGGCCAACTTGTATTGACGACGAACGGTTCGGAATCCGGCGAGGCCCAGGAAGTGCTCGAGTCGGATTACTCGGGAAAAGAGCTGGTGATCGGTTTTAATTCCCGTTACTGTCTGGAAGCGCTGAACATTTTAGAGGACTCTCACATATTCTTTGAACTGAAGGATTCCCTGAGTCCTGGTATTATTATCCCTTCCGAGCTGAAGAATTATACCTATGTGCTCATGCCGATGCGCGTGTAA
- a CDS encoding XRE family transcriptional regulator, whose protein sequence is MVRKRASTDLKTPDNAKKNVKTRKKDQNSLVYEVRIGEKVRQLRKSKGLSIQKLADLSGVSPAGVYKIETNGMVPTVTTLVKLARALERRVTYFMEEDTDLPEVSVIRKKERTMLASGQEGKTEVLTEKLRRGTFEGLYRTLESGARTRNVTAHAGEEHLVYCLKGELSIFRGEETFRLKEGDALHCQSNGHLHFENKGKSAAQFLLVHAPLSSN, encoded by the coding sequence ATGGTAAGGAAACGTGCATCAACGGATTTAAAGACCCCGGACAACGCGAAGAAAAATGTAAAAACAAGGAAAAAAGATCAAAATAGCCTGGTCTATGAGGTTCGGATCGGCGAGAAGGTCAGGCAGCTGAGAAAGAGCAAGGGTTTGTCGATCCAGAAACTGGCAGACTTGTCGGGGGTATCTCCCGCGGGCGTTTACAAAATAGAAACCAATGGGATGGTGCCGACGGTGACGACACTGGTGAAGCTGGCCAGGGCGCTGGAACGTCGCGTGACCTATTTCATGGAAGAGGACACCGATCTTCCCGAAGTGAGCGTCATCCGGAAGAAGGAGCGGACGATGCTGGCGAGCGGTCAGGAGGGGAAAACAGAGGTTCTGACCGAAAAACTCCGCCGGGGAACCTTCGAGGGACTCTACCGGACGCTCGAATCCGGCGCCCGGACCCGGAACGTGACGGCCCATGCCGGGGAAGAGCATCTGGTCTATTGCCTCAAGGGCGAACTCTCCATTTTTCGCGGCGAGGAAACTTTTCGCCTGAAAGAGGGCGACGCGCTGCATTGCCAATCGAACGGGCATCTGCATTTCGAGAACAAGGGAAAGTCGGCCGCCCAATTTCTCCTGGTGCACGCGCCGCTTTCCTCGAACTGA
- a CDS encoding 6-carboxytetrahydropterin synthase: MPISIAEITRRGEFSAAHRLYSHDFSDETNHALYGKCANPHYHGHNYLVEVTLRGPVDVQTGMAFSLSELKEIMRRKIIDPLDHKNLNEDAAFYMKGRIPTAENIAVSIWENMTEDIPPPLLFRIRLYENERNFVDYYGEDIEFFEEA, from the coding sequence ATGCCGATTTCTATCGCCGAGATTACCCGCCGAGGAGAGTTCAGCGCCGCACACCGGCTGTACAGCCATGATTTTTCCGATGAAACGAACCATGCGCTCTACGGCAAGTGCGCCAATCCGCATTACCACGGACACAACTACCTCGTGGAAGTCACTTTGCGCGGACCGGTGGATGTGCAGACCGGGATGGCTTTCAGTCTGTCCGAACTCAAGGAAATCATGCGCAGAAAAATCATCGATCCGCTCGATCACAAAAACTTGAACGAAGATGCCGCTTTCTACATGAAGGGCAGAATTCCCACGGCGGAGAATATTGCCGTGTCCATTTGGGAAAATATGACCGAGGACATTCCGCCGCCGCTTCTTTTCCGGATCCGCTTGTACGAGAACGAGAGAAATTTCGTGGATTATTATGGAGAAGACATCGAATTTTTCGAGGAAGCCTAG
- a CDS encoding MBL fold metallo-hydrolase: MPKRPQSFPAPAKTQGFLKVTDGIHAYIGGNGGTNFGLVLTNDKPVIIDNDIRARKPFLAGMRRITRKNIGLVLNTHHNFDHTSDNAYYHGRGAISFGCELIRSEMERERDAGIWVKQMVGRGPRVDHLVGKLDISPPHVSFEEMITIRYGGRTFQLIYIDHCHTLGDSIVWMPDEKVLFAGDILTYRTHPVARLGNFTNWIEALRVLKKIPARHIVPGHGPLPPKGSGIVDETLGYLTKLRSRCQAALRKEGSPVKAAAQVRMDEYQKWFRAPIVKESALRMSRELRKLQGKQ, translated from the coding sequence ATGCCGAAACGTCCGCAGAGCTTTCCCGCTCCGGCAAAAACGCAGGGTTTTCTAAAGGTAACCGACGGAATCCATGCCTACATCGGCGGAAACGGGGGGACGAACTTCGGCCTGGTGCTCACCAACGACAAGCCCGTCATCATCGACAACGACATCCGGGCGCGGAAACCGTTTCTGGCGGGCATGCGCCGCATCACCCGCAAAAACATCGGACTGGTCCTCAACACGCACCACAATTTCGATCACACCTCGGACAACGCCTATTATCACGGCCGCGGCGCCATCTCGTTCGGCTGCGAGCTGATCCGGAGCGAGATGGAGCGCGAGCGCGATGCCGGCATCTGGGTCAAGCAGATGGTCGGCCGCGGGCCGCGCGTGGATCATCTGGTCGGAAAACTCGACATCTCCCCGCCCCACGTTTCATTCGAGGAGATGATCACCATCCGCTACGGCGGCAGAACGTTTCAGCTGATCTACATCGATCATTGCCACACCCTCGGGGATTCCATCGTCTGGATGCCCGATGAAAAAGTTTTATTCGCGGGAGATATCCTGACGTACAGGACGCATCCGGTGGCGCGGCTGGGAAATTTCACCAACTGGATCGAAGCCCTGCGCGTTCTCAAGAAGATTCCCGCCCGCCACATCGTTCCCGGGCACGGCCCGCTCCCACCGAAGGGAAGCGGCATCGTGGACGAGACGCTGGGCTATCTGACCAAACTGCGAAGCCGCTGCCAGGCGGCGCTGCGCAAGGAAGGGAGCCCCGTCAAGGCGGCGGCCCAGGTGCGGATGGACGAGTACCAGAAGTGGTTCCGCGCGCCCATTGTCAAGGAAAGCGCTCTGCGGATGTCCCGGGAGCTTCGCAAACTTCAGGGAAAACAATAG
- a CDS encoding cytidylate kinase-like family protein, with the protein MAVITVSREYGTGGMKIAREVADRLGYRFIFREELTQKIREKGLDVDLDRFEGRAPTFFERLFKIDREKLMEKIRETMREEADAGDVVFGGWGGQTLHKDRKDTFHVRIIGTTNSRVRYLMDSSGMSRSGAEESVHQADRDQSLFSQYFFSANFADPMHYHLVINLDQLSHEAAVALLIDAFQKAMGLPEQRPA; encoded by the coding sequence ATGGCCGTCATTACGGTTTCCCGCGAATACGGGACGGGCGGCATGAAGATTGCCCGCGAAGTAGCCGATCGCCTCGGATACAGGTTTATCTTCCGCGAAGAGTTGACCCAGAAAATCCGGGAAAAGGGCCTGGATGTCGATCTGGACCGCTTTGAAGGAAGAGCCCCGACATTTTTCGAACGCCTGTTCAAAATCGACCGCGAAAAACTCATGGAGAAAATCCGCGAAACGATGCGGGAAGAGGCGGACGCCGGCGATGTCGTCTTCGGCGGCTGGGGCGGCCAGACCCTCCATAAGGACCGGAAAGACACCTTTCACGTGCGGATTATCGGGACGACCAATTCGCGCGTCCGCTATCTGATGGACTCTTCCGGCATGTCGCGCTCCGGGGCCGAGGAAAGCGTTCATCAGGCCGATCGGGATCAAAGCCTTTTCTCGCAATACTTTTTCTCGGCGAACTTCGCCGACCCCATGCACTACCACCTGGTCATCAATCTCGATCAACTCTCTCACGAAGCGGCGGTCGCGCTTTTGATCGACGCTTTCCAGAAAGCCATGGGCCTGCCGGAGCAGCGCCCCGCCTAG
- a CDS encoding energy-coupling factor ABC transporter ATP-binding protein codes for MFTFSQVRVNYNEIAALDVASLEIPSGGLSVVAGPNGSGKTTLLRVMAGLQPLSGGEVRYGGERVLLGRGGLSHRRRVTYLSQDPVLFRGKVFANVTYGPLAQGVESAEAEAKAREAIARTGCSHLADRRVNELSGGEKKRVALARALATGAEALLLDEPEVSLDAEQTLRLRETIEMLVGTGKMIVMSTHHLDWAGPVASRCYRLSYGKVLPGE; via the coding sequence GTGTTTACTTTTTCCCAGGTCCGGGTGAACTACAACGAAATTGCCGCGCTCGATGTCGCGTCCCTGGAAATTCCATCCGGCGGGTTGAGCGTGGTGGCGGGGCCGAACGGCTCGGGCAAGACGACGCTCTTGCGCGTGATGGCCGGCCTGCAGCCGCTCAGCGGAGGAGAAGTGCGCTATGGCGGGGAGCGCGTCTTGCTGGGAAGAGGCGGGCTCTCGCACCGCAGGCGGGTGACTTATCTCTCGCAGGATCCGGTTCTCTTCCGCGGCAAGGTGTTTGCCAACGTGACCTACGGCCCGCTCGCGCAAGGGGTGGAGAGCGCGGAAGCCGAGGCCAAGGCCCGGGAGGCGATCGCGCGCACCGGATGTTCCCATCTGGCGGATCGGCGGGTGAACGAGCTCTCCGGCGGAGAGAAAAAGCGCGTGGCGCTGGCCCGCGCGCTGGCGACCGGCGCCGAGGCGCTGCTGCTCGATGAGCCGGAAGTCTCGCTCGATGCGGAACAGACCTTGCGCCTTCGTGAAACGATCGAGATGCTTGTGGGTACGGGCAAGATGATCGTCATGAGCACTCACCATCTCGATTGGGCCGGTCCGGTGGCGAGCCGCTGCTACCGGCTCTCCTACGGGAAAGTGCTGCCGGGGGAGTGA
- a CDS encoding MFS transporter — MKGWFSPQLPESDPRYYGWLVVGTTFFTLAIGGSIVGTFPVFYVAFLDEFGWSRADTALAFSASMVTFALSAGAIGALIDRWGPRRVIPAGIGVLAAGLALMSTLSNLPALYVYYGLVVALGVTLIGFIPTSAVVHSWFLRRRSTALGLALSGRSFGNFVMIPLAAYLIGWVGWRSAYLLLGAGIFILLFPLNFAFHRPVPAVTKKAASQSGEEDWTLLRALSNSTFWLLFLAGIFAGVSFSIVGVHQVAHMVDVGISRIAAASFLGGMAVLRAMGGIGGGWLADRTGRSSAYVLSTLFGMLGILCLMWLTAGRLYLAYFFIFFYGLGAGARATVFVSLKADAFPGRSFGKILGFSQMGSGLASGVGPWLAGYLFDVQGNYQSAFWLTLAMNVFTVIAVLMGIRPARKPQASRIRA, encoded by the coding sequence ATGAAGGGCTGGTTTTCTCCGCAGCTTCCGGAAAGCGACCCCCGGTATTACGGATGGCTGGTGGTGGGAACCACTTTTTTCACTTTGGCCATCGGCGGCTCCATCGTCGGCACTTTTCCAGTTTTTTACGTCGCCTTTCTCGATGAGTTCGGATGGTCGCGGGCGGATACGGCGCTTGCGTTCTCCGCCTCGATGGTGACGTTCGCCCTTTCCGCCGGGGCGATTGGCGCCCTCATTGACCGATGGGGGCCGCGCCGGGTGATACCCGCCGGCATCGGGGTGCTTGCGGCGGGCCTCGCCCTCATGTCCACCCTTTCGAATCTTCCCGCCCTGTATGTGTATTACGGCCTCGTCGTGGCGCTGGGCGTCACGCTGATCGGCTTCATCCCCACGAGCGCCGTCGTGCACAGCTGGTTCCTGCGCCGCCGCAGCACGGCCCTCGGCCTGGCCCTCTCGGGAAGAAGTTTCGGGAATTTTGTCATGATTCCCCTGGCGGCCTACCTGATCGGATGGGTCGGCTGGCGCAGCGCGTACCTGCTTTTGGGGGCGGGCATTTTCATCCTCCTTTTTCCCCTGAATTTCGCCTTTCACCGGCCGGTGCCGGCGGTCACCAAAAAGGCTGCATCCCAGAGCGGCGAGGAGGACTGGACGCTGCTGCGGGCGCTCTCCAACAGTACGTTCTGGCTGCTTTTTCTGGCGGGTATTTTTGCGGGAGTCTCCTTCAGCATCGTCGGCGTCCACCAGGTGGCGCACATGGTGGATGTGGGCATCTCCCGGATCGCGGCGGCCTCTTTTCTGGGCGGCATGGCGGTACTGCGGGCGATGGGCGGCATCGGCGGCGGCTGGCTGGCTGATCGCACCGGCAGAAGCAGTGCCTATGTGTTGAGTACCCTTTTCGGGATGCTGGGCATTTTGTGCCTGATGTGGCTCACGGCGGGGCGATTGTATCTGGCCTATTTTTTTATTTTTTTCTACGGCCTGGGCGCGGGCGCGCGGGCGACTGTTTTCGTTTCGCTGAAGGCGGATGCATTTCCGGGCAGAAGCTTCGGAAAGATCCTGGGCTTCAGCCAGATGGGCTCCGGGCTGGCCTCGGGCGTCGGGCCCTGGCTGGCCGGCTACCTTTTCGATGTCCAAGGGAACTATCAGAGCGCGTTCTGGCTCACGCTGGCCATGAATGTGTTCACGGTCATCGCAGTCCTGATGGGCATCCGCCCGGCGCGAAAACCCCAGGCATCCCGGATCCGCGCCTAG